The Homalodisca vitripennis isolate AUS2020 unplaced genomic scaffold, UT_GWSS_2.1 ScUCBcl_3674;HRSCAF=9348, whole genome shotgun sequence genome segment GTGTTAGTTGTTCAAGTTTATTATTGGGGACTTGAACATaaaacccaacccccccccccacctgaaacgaaacaaatctaactttttggacttttctggttggttaatgtaatttacattactaACATGTATCcttgataaagtatataattggcATACACTGTCTTTTATTACAGTAAAGGAATTGCAAAAAAAATGGAGATCACTACGAGATTGTTTTGCGAGGGagatgaaaaacttgaaattacctAGTGGCAGTAgccaaaagaagaagaaaaagtatgTGTACTTCGATCAACTGCTGTTCCTCACTGCGAACAACACTGACAGGAGGTaagaattaataagaaaatattagcaaatctgttaacctaacctaacctaacctaacctaacctttttcaacttgttttttttaacaggTTTAACTTGTTGTAGGTAAAAAATTTGAGAGTTTAACTTTTATCCTGAACTCAATGGTGAAGAGCTATTTTCTTGCAGGACAACCACCAATGTTCCTGATGAGCAACCCGACATTGGAAACGAAAATGCGGCTACTGAAGAAAACAACGAAGATTTGACTGAGGTAGTTGCTTCAGAACCAGCAACACCTAACCAAGTAGCGCCCAACCAAGCAGCGCCTAACcgtatcaacaaaaaatatcgaCAGACTCCCTTTGAAATGGCCGTACTTAAACATTTGACAAATGCAAGCAAGCCAACggatgaagaagaagaagctgATAAGCACTTTCTACTATCCTTTTTTGCCTATGTTAAAAACCTTCCTGTTGACAAAAAATTGTGGGTTCGGATGAAATTTACGGAAGTTATGCAGCAAGCCTTGGCAGTAGAACGCTATAACCCTCCCCCTGCATTTTTTGCCCACTCAAGTCACCAGTGGCAGCAGCTACCAAAACGTCCCTAATCATCCCCAATATAACCTACCCTAATTGGACGGATGCTTCTCCAAGAGAGCGCCAGGCTAACATTCAGTCCCCTACACCCTCTGAATCGCTTAGTAACAATAATTCGGATGTGTTTAGTGTTTTTGAAGAATTGTAATTGGACTGGACACCTTCATTGcaaaagtgttaattatt includes the following:
- the LOC124372631 gene encoding uncharacterized protein LOC124372631, which encodes MKNLKLPSGSSQKKKKKYVYFDQLLFLTANNTDRRTTTNVPDEQPDIGNENAATEENNEDLTEVVASEPATPNQVAPNQAAPNRINKKYRQTPFEMAVLKHLTNASKPTDEEEEADKHFLLSFFAYVKNLPVDKKLWVRMKFTEVMQQALAVERYNPPPAFFAHSSHQWQQLPKRP